Genomic DNA from Chlorogloeopsis sp. ULAP01:
ATCTGGTTCTATCACTAAAGCTTCATCGTAACTTTTGATTGCATCATTGTAACGACCTAAATGTCTCAAAGCATCTCCACGCCGAAACCAAGCCCAATAATCATCACGACGAATTGATAAAGCTAGATCGTAATCAGCGATCGCCTCTTCGTAACGTCCTAATTGTCGTTTGGCGTCTCCTCGACGAAAATATGACCAGTAGTCTTTAGGGCGTATTGCCAAAGCCTGATTAAAACTTGCGATCGCTTCTTCAAACAGATCTAAATCTTCTAACAAAATACAGCCTCGGTTGTACAAAGCCCAATAATCATTAGGACGTACTATCAATGCTCGCTCAAAACTAGCTACCGCCTGTTCATATTCACCTAATTCCCGTAAAACGCTGCCTCGATCGTACCAAATCCAGTACCCGTCAAGACAATCTGCTAAAGCTTTGTCGTAACATACAATTGCTTCTGCATAAAGCTCTTGATTATCGAACTGCTTGCCCTGTTCGTACCAGTACTGCCTGTCTATTGTACCCAGCGTTAGAATATCTGCCCTTGCCCCTGCTGCTTGACTCATCTTTGTTGCCCCAAAAAGTTATTGCAGCTACAGAAAAAATCACCCTCATATATTACCGCGTCTAAGCTTGTTTGGTAACATATTTGATGCAATAATTGACGCAACAATATTCAAATCATAAGTAAAATTCTAGTAGCAAATTTAGGAAACTCCTTTATCCTATGTTTGCTTTGATGGTGCTGTAGTTCGGTAGCAGAGATTCTATTAGCAGCAATAGCTTATAGCAAATCGACATAGACATTTGGTTTCAAAATTCTGGGATAGTATCTCAATCAATAATTTTAATCCAAAATCCAAAATCCAAAATCCAAAATTGGTATTATGATTCCCCTTCTTGAGATGGGGAAGAGGGTAGCTGAAGGAGCGAGTTCCAATCTTTAACTGCTTTCTGTGGCCATAGCCAATTGTTGGCTAATTTATTAATTTGAAAATGGCTGGGATCGTCTTTGACTACCATTTGGCGTAGCTTGATGGCTTCATTAAAATATCGCTCTCTTTTAGAAACTGGCTGGTTAAGGGCAGATTTATACAATCCAATAGCTAAACCAGCATAGGCAGTCAAAGCATCATGATTAATTTCTTTCGGTGTGGGTGCTATGGCACTGGCAGATGTATTTTGTTGTTTGATAGCTGCATTCAATGCCTTGAACCAAGCATCATTAGCACGGTTGATATTACCTTCTGCATAGTAAGCAAAACCTAAGGCATTAGCATATAATAGCGAATCAGGTTCGGCTTTGACAGCACTTTCCCAATAACGGCGGGCATCATCAATACTATAGTTTTTATCTCCTGTTTGAACTGATTGCCACGCTAACCGTCCCTTCAAAAAGTTAACAGATGGATCTTCAATATTATTATTAGGAACAAGAGCTAGAGCCGCTTTAGCATTAGAAAGAGCATTACGATTTAGTAATTCTTCCACAGCTAATAGTCCCTTTTGCAATTCTCCTTTGCTGACTTTTTCGATCGCATAGGCTGTAACAATTCCGGTTTCCTCTGTTTTTAAATTACGTTCAGAGACATTAGGGTTAGTTTGAGACTGGACAGTCGGAGTTAATGGTAGATCAGGTAATTGTGACTTTTGGTGACTATTCCACACACTTAAACCAATAACTGCTGCGATCGCACTTACTCCTACAATCCCAACTCTAGACCAAAATCGACGTTGAGCGCGTTGTCTGAAATTAGGTTTTTGGGGTGGAATGAAATTAACCGATGAGGGAAAAGCATTGCGCAAATCTCTTGTCAAGTTAGCATCATTTACTAGTGCCTGACGTTCTGCTCCAACTTGACTGTCTTGAGCCGTCTCCTCTGGCAGTTCTGCCCGCAAATTGCTGCTGAGATTATGATCTGGCGATGTTGCCTGTCCTGAAACCTCTTGGTTGTCAATATTATCTTCCCCAACCTGCTGCACTACTTCCGGTGCGATCGCTGTTTCCTCATTCGCCACCGTTGATTGTTCTAGTTGGCGCAGCAAATCAGAAACTATAGCAGAATCTTCTGCATAGCCTGGATCGTCATACTCAATTTCATCGACTAAATCACCCCAAGTATCTTCACCTAACCAATCACAAGAGTCATCTACCAAACCCGAAGGCATAATTTCATCAATTGGTAAGGGCATATCGGCATCATCTGCCCTTGTCAAGAATATGGTTGAGGTGGAGCTTAAAGCCGAATCGTAATCGTTATAAAACTGCCCCATTTGGGGTAAATAAATTTCTGGGTTGAGATAACCGTCAAACTCACGTTGGAGATATAAAATTGGTAATGCCCAGTATATCTGGTGCGAACCATAGGCAGAAATTAAGCCTTGGCGTACTCGACTGACACACAAATCTACTGGATATCCTTGAGCAAGATTCCGATAAAACAATTGTGTAAGTGTCAGCGCTACTTCGTCGGGAATGCGCTCTGACATTGCCAAAACCCCTCTGATCCCCCGCCTCACCAAACTTTCCGTCAAGTTGCGTTCGCCTGTCTCTCCCTGTAGGTTGACAGTGGCTGGGTATGCTCCCAAACAGGAATTAAATACAGCTATTTGAATATTATTATTGACAAGCAAACCGGCTAAATCATCACCACTGAGGACTTCTGTTAAGCCAGTTCTCCGACTGACAAGATAAATTTCACCACCATTAGCACCAACATTACTATGACCGGAGTAGTGCAGAACATGGAACCTTCCTTGTTCTAGGGCTTGTGTTAATTCCTCTCGCCCCGGTTGTTCTAGTAAGGTGAGTTCAATTCTCGGCAGAAAATGGCCAGTTTCGCTGATGCGTGGTGATTGACGGTGAAGTTCCTCTTGCAGTTTGATCGCTTCTTGTTTCAGCAAATCCAAACGAACTTGATCCGTGGGAGAAGAAATGATCATTAATACTCTGATTCCACCTTCTTCCAGAGGTATGGGCATATTTGTGGATGGTAGCCTAGATACCCCATTCATCCCACTTTGATAACGTGAAAAAGCGATGTAAGGGCCTGTTGCTATTGGGCGATCGCCTGCATGC
This window encodes:
- a CDS encoding tetratricopeptide repeat protein, translated to MSQAAGARADILTLGTIDRQYWYEQGKQFDNQELYAEAIVCYDKALADCLDGYWIWYDRGSVLRELGEYEQAVASFERALIVRPNDYWALYNRGCILLEDLDLFEEAIASFNQALAIRPKDYWSYFRRGDAKRQLGRYEEAIADYDLALSIRRDDYWAWFRRGDALRHLGRYNDAIKSYDEALVIEPDDFWANYKLADVLRYVGRYRAALTTYQEAIEIKPDDEYAWYNSACCAAQLGNISLATQCLESALLINPNFQVLLKTDPDLQVIRDQGLLGDLLRETNCLY
- the hetF gene encoding cell division protein HetF, giving the protein MEFHLSVTPVGQSDYLVRTEQVAPGVPLAEELVTWPVADWLTAAGHLMNDPLKSMLQGDAIALNSVNLVALGQQLYNTLFQGTLRDSWITAQGIAQNHQQVLRLRLGLKDTRLARLPWEVMHAGDRPIATGPYIAFSRYQSGMNGVSRLPSTNMPIPLEEGGIRVLMIISSPTDQVRLDLLKQEAIKLQEELHRQSPRISETGHFLPRIELTLLEQPGREELTQALEQGRFHVLHYSGHSNVGANGGEIYLVSRRTGLTEVLSGDDLAGLLVNNNIQIAVFNSCLGAYPATVNLQGETGERNLTESLVRRGIRGVLAMSERIPDEVALTLTQLFYRNLAQGYPVDLCVSRVRQGLISAYGSHQIYWALPILYLQREFDGYLNPEIYLPQMGQFYNDYDSALSSTSTIFLTRADDADMPLPIDEIMPSGLVDDSCDWLGEDTWGDLVDEIEYDDPGYAEDSAIVSDLLRQLEQSTVANEETAIAPEVVQQVGEDNIDNQEVSGQATSPDHNLSSNLRAELPEETAQDSQVGAERQALVNDANLTRDLRNAFPSSVNFIPPQKPNFRQRAQRRFWSRVGIVGVSAIAAVIGLSVWNSHQKSQLPDLPLTPTVQSQTNPNVSERNLKTEETGIVTAYAIEKVSKGELQKGLLAVEELLNRNALSNAKAALALVPNNNIEDPSVNFLKGRLAWQSVQTGDKNYSIDDARRYWESAVKAEPDSLLYANALGFAYYAEGNINRANDAWFKALNAAIKQQNTSASAIAPTPKEINHDALTAYAGLAIGLYKSALNQPVSKRERYFNEAIKLRQMVVKDDPSHFQINKLANNWLWPQKAVKDWNSLLQLPSSPSQEGES